GCAGAGCGCGGTGGAGGCCATGCGACTGGGAGCCGAGGATTACCTGGTCAAGCCCTTCCGCGTCGACGAGCTCACCGTTGCCGTGCGCCGCTGCCTGGAGTCCGCCCGCTTCGCGGCGTGCGAGCCCGCGGCAGACGCCGAGAGCGCCTTCCACTGCCTGGCCAACGCCATCCGGCGAGACATCCTTCGGCTCCTGGGCAGTCGTGGAAGCGTTCGGTTCATGGACATCACCCGCCACCTGGGGATCGAGGACCACACCAAGGTGAACTTCCACCTGCGCATCCTCCGGGAGGCCCGCCTCGTCACCCAGGAGGGGGGCAAGGCCTACACCCTGACGCCCCAGGGC
This window of the Thermodesulfobacteriota bacterium genome carries:
- a CDS encoding response regulator, which encodes MPSVLVVDDDRDLRENVEEILARAGFEVAAVGGAQEAFALLEHRRFDVVLLDLMMPGMGGMEALPLIRRRAPRTQVVMVTAFATVQSAVEAMRLGAEDYLVKPFRVDELTVAVRRCLESARFAACEPAADAESAFHCLANAIRRDILRLLGSRGSVRFMDITRHLGIEDHTKVNFHLRILREARLVTQEGGKAYTLTPQGVQVAGCVQQLLQPPG